The nucleotide sequence acAAAATGGGACCCATCTTGTCGAAAAAGTTGactgaagtttgccaaaaagaacctggaagcacctggatgatcatcaagactcttggaaaaaatgttctatggacagatgagtcaaaagtataactgctctgtatcagagaattctacaggagaatgtcaggccatctgtctgtgagctgaaatGCAGCTGGGTTACACAGccagacaatgatccaaaacatacAATCAAGTTTacaagtgtttggttggagtcattgcagctaaaggtgccataaccagttattgagtgtaagggggcaattacttttttgcACAGGATCTTTGGGTGTAGCATAaattttgtttatgaaataaattaaatgagTATGTAATTATTGTGTTATTTGATCACTCAGGTTACCTCTATCtaataggttttggttgaagatctgataacattcagtatcaaaacacattcaaaacacatgataacattcagtatcatcACAGCACTGAAAATGCGCAACTCCACACAAAAATGTTTCCATTGTTCCATTATTATATGCGCACAATTGGCTTAAACCTACAATGCTTCATGGACATTTTCATTGACACCTCTACCTGTGATTCATTTGTACAACTATGCTACAGATCACAATGGCCAGCTGTTTCATGACGTAATTACAGCTGTTTAGGAAactgtaatgtaaagtgttacattATTTTTTACAACAAGAGTATTATTCAACATGCACTGTTTTATATAACATCCACTGCTGCAACACATGTCTGGTGAGGGATATGAAATAAGTGTGTCGATCAGATCTACCATTGCACTAGTCTGCCAACATGATATCGTTGAAAAGCATCAGTCTGGTAAACTTTTGTTGAAAGATATGCCTCACAAGATGTGATGCTTAAGTCAATTCATGTTGAGTCTGTTCTCTCTAATTTACAATGCTTCACTTTTGTATTTGAGGGATAGAAATTGAAGTCTTCCTTTCTGTTTATTTAGAGGGAAAGCATGCATTCGAAGATCATCCAACTGATTTCTCCATTTGTCTCTTTGAAAATAGGCCTCTGGATCCAAATGTCACTTCCAACGGAGGCAGCATCAGTCTGGGCCCAGCCGTGTGTGACGTGAGCGAGTGAAACAAcgagagagtgaaagacagagagagaggaagagaaggaggaggggtctCTCCGATGATAACCCTGAGTGTACCATACATGGCTCTCTGGTAGCCACCATTTTAAATTGGCCCTTACAGTGCACTGCGGCGGCTGACTGAGGGTGAAAATGTGATGAGCTTTGCTATCATCCCCGTAGCGAGCTAGTGAGTGTGGATGGCGGCCGGTGAAGGAGGCACATTGCTTAATGAGACCATTGCTCTTGTGTTAGGACGCTTAGGACAGGCAATTACGGAGGAATTACCACCAGAGGCCTTCTCcagcactgctgctgctgccgctccACCACTGCTTACTGCTGGAGCAGCGAACTAAGCATTCACAGCTGGTCACAGAACTTTTTTATTCTGGtggatttttactatttttgttcttttttttcttttttgctaCTGGCTGTTGTGATTGTCatttgtcgttcttttaacgacAGCTCCATCAGTTCTGACCTATCGTTTATAATGGAGCTACATCCATTGCGCGTGTGGAATAAGGACTGGGCCTCTTTCCTCAGGCCATGGATACCCATACTGCTGGGCCTGCACATGCAGTTCTCCCGGGCGTCCGGCTCAAGCTGCCCAGAGGAGTGCCGCTGTGACAGGACCTTTGTTTACTGCAACGAGAGGAGCCTGACCTCGGTGCCTCTAGGGATCGGAGAGGGCTACAAGACCCTCTACCTCCACAACAACCAGATCAACAATGCCGGCTTCCCCTCGGAGCTTCACAACGTCGCCTCCGTGGAGACTGTCTATCTCTATGGTAACCAGCTGGACGAGTTTCCCATCAACCTGCCCAAGAACGTACGGGTACTGCACCTGCAGGAGAACAACATCCAGACCATCTCCAGGGCCGCGCTGGCTCAGCTGCTGTGGCTGGAGGAGCTCCACCTGGACGATAACTCTATCTCCACAGTTGGGGTGGAAGAAGGGGCATTCAGGGAGGCCGTCAGCCTCAAGATGCTTTTCCTCACCAAGAACCACCTGAGCAGTGTCCCTATTGGTCTCCCCGAGGACCTCAAAGAGTTGCGATTGGACGAGAACCGGATTGCAGTGATCACCGAGGAGGCGCTCAGGAATGTGACGAGGTTAGAGCGCCTCCTGCTGGACGGGAACCTGCTGACGGACGAGGGTGTGGCCCCTGGAACCTTCCAGGACCTGGTGACACTACGGGAGCTGTCTCTGGCGCGGAACTCCCTCACCTACCCGCCCCCGCTTCTCCCAGGGGATGTTCTGGTGAAGCTGAACTTTCAGGATAATCAGATGAATGAGATCCCTGTGACGGCCTTCGCGGGGCTGAGAAAGCTGGAGAGGCTAGATATTTCCAACAACCAGCTGCAGTCCCTGACAGAGGGGGTCTTTGATGGCCTCGTCAGCCTCAGACAGCTCACTGTTCGTAACAACCTTTGGCTGTGTGACTGCAGCATTAACTGGGTCATACTGTGGTTAAAGTCCCTGCCAACCTCCCTCAACGTGCGCGGCTTCATGTGCCAGAAGCCTGAGAGGGTCCGTGGCATGGTAATCAGAGAGCTGAACACCGAGCTTATCCAGTGCCCTCGCAGCACCACGGTTGCCCTGCTGCCCACCCACGTGCCCCCCACCTTGCCAGGCCTCACCACccgcttccctccctcctccacaggCTACCCCTCAGACAcggagtctctctctcccccatccaggCTCCCCTTCTCACCCACACatcacccccccctcctcccctcctcccctcccagagATGCGGAACAGAGGACTAACCTGCCGCCCCTGGATCCTGAGCGGGAGACCCTGCAGATCAAGTTCACCATACTCAATGGTTCAGCCATCCACGTCAGCTGGGTGGCCTCCTTTCCTGTCACAGCCTACAAGGTCACCTGGGCCAAGATGGGTCCCAGCCTGTCGGGAGACACAGTGAGGGAGAGGATGGTGGGAGGGGAGCACCGGGGCATAAGGTTGGTCAACCTCAAGCCTAAGTCCACCTACCGGATCTGTGTCATCCCGTTGGATGCGTTCAATAACTACCGGCCCAAGGATGATACAGTGTGTTCAGAGGCTGTGACTAAGCCGGTCTCCTATGGCCAAGGTAATAATACAGGGGCACCAGGGCCGGAGCAGGCCACCCAGCAGGACCTCAGTTCTCCCTTTCTTCTGGCTGGCCTCATCGGAGGGGCCGTGATCGTAGTTCTGGTGCTTCTCCTTAGCATATTCTGCTGGCACATGCACAAGAAGGGTCGGTCGTCCTCGGCCAAGTGGAAATACAATAAGGGCAGGAGAAAAGACGACTACTGCGAGGCAGGAACCAAAAAGGATAACTCTATACTGGAAATGACTGAGACCAGCTTCCAGATAGCGTCCCTGAACAACGAGCAGCTTCTCAAGGGAGACTACCGCATACAGCCCATTTATACCCCTAATGGGGGCATTGGCTTCAGAGACTGCCCTCTGGGAAGCAATAGCACAGTATACTGCAAGAACAATGTTCAAGCAGACGCAGACTTTTGCCGTACATGATGGTTTTGCATAGCAGAGTGTTATAGAACCCCCTTTGTATTAACAAATACACTtaactacatacagtacactgaaCAGTATATTTCAAAGACCTCTGTGTCTGCAATGTAATTTATACACCGGCTGGGCTATAATGTTGAATTCAGCTAACTTTTATATTCCCTTAGTAAAAAATGCTAATTGATTTATAAGTTATTGATTTCTCAAAGTTGTGTAACTCGGTTCTGTGCAGCCAGTTCTTTACAATCAGAGCTTTCTCTCATCATCTTATATTTTGAGCTCCATAAAGATTGGGCCATGTGGAAGTCATACGATAGTCAGACGGTCTACTCATTCCTATAAAAATAGCCTAGCCAGTAATGAGTCTAACATGCACAATGTCCATAATAGATATAGCTACATCCCATGTTTTGGCAATGGAAATTAAAACAAATAGGGTTTATGTCAGAGACTTGATGTGGCAACTCAATGTGACAGAGAGAACCAACCATTCAGGAAATGATCTTTGGAGATAAATATTTTCTCACAGTAAGGAtttgagagagaatgggagagagtgcgggaaggagggaggaaggggaggggaagagagagggaaagagggagagaatctGTTCATTCAAATGTACCACAAGAGGGCAGAATTTTTCATGATTGTcaatgattcattcatgattctttctctttttatttgCTTGGACATTGCCGAGTACTGAATAGTAGTTCTGCCTATGTAGTAATACTGCAGTGAGTGTCTCTCTTTCATCATCTCAACTACATAACAAAGACACATTTCTATGAACACAGTGTTGAGAAGTGTTGGTCAAATGGCTGCATGGATTCCAGGGCTGGTAtacataaagtgtctcagatcagatgtgctgatctaggatcatgtcccccccccctccccccccccctgtcaTCTTATACAAAAGGccacactgatcctagatcagcactcctattccgAGATGCTTGAGACATACGGCGTCTGATTCAAGTATTTATTTCAGTAACAACACACTTATGTTGTTGGCCAGTGGTCATTCACCACAACTTGGACATACTGTTCATGAAATGGTAGTTGGCTACTGTAGTTATGGAGTTTGTTGAACCTTTTGATCGTTTCCCAAGCTGTTAAAAAAACAGATTTGTTTTCTCATGGACTTGACTCAGCAAATCATGCACAGGTCATACGTTTGTATCTTGTGCTTTCCAAAAACGACAACTAAAGCATAAGGAAACTGTACATTGTATAGTTGAGAATGAAAGATCAACAAGCACATCTGTCAAGATAGTTGGATACTAAGCAGCTATTTCAGTTTTTGTTCTGCAAAAAATTATGTTACGGTAATATATTATATGTGCCTTGAAATGATCAGCTCATAGTGTAAAGTCTTTTGAATCCATGTGTTTTTGCACAAAAGTGTAATGTAAATACATTCAATTGACATTgaattgttgttgaaaaaaaaacgATTGCCttgtatttgattatttatttgtatctTGTTGCTTTATCAGTCTTATCGCATCTCTTTATCACTTAAGACATTTTTATCTGTGATGCTACGGTCTTCTCTGGGAGAAATACACAAATTATGTAGAGAGTCTATATCGTCGATGCTTTGAGTTATTTTCTACCAAAATGTGTCCTCGGCTCTCACAAAAGTTGGGCCCTAATTTGGAAGGGACACGTGTAGGCtggataataaataaaaaaagtcaaaCACTGAATGTTACCCTTGAGAACAAATTCTGAGATGATGATACTGCAATTTGTTTGTCACAAAATGTATTGTGTCCCATATCAAATCGCTTGTTTAGGGGATGTGGAACATTGAGGGGTAGCTTTTATATCGCTAACATTCCAAAATGATATACATTACTGTAGTAAGTTGCATCCCTCATCCTCAGACATTTTGTCAACCTCCGAcattccatttcatgaagcttctatTCTAGCATCTATTTTTAACGAGTCTCTAGTCTAGTGAAAGGTCATTTATACTTTAACCAAACTCTGCCCGCACTGAAGATCAGACAGACTTGTAGTCCACTTTGGCTCTCTGCCACCTTTTCTACTGATGGCTGCAATTACATGATCCGGTACCGATCCAGGTCATGGCTCGGCTGTTTACCTCATTAGTCTTGAGCTGTGAGTCTTTGTgtgtgtagcacatggggatgtgtaaAATGTACTACTCAGCCTGAAGTGTCACTTCTTGCGCCAGCGAATAGCTAGCTTTTCACGTGGTGCCGACTGGTAAAATGCTTCAGGAGGGCGGTcatgtgtgctagcaaggcagaggtcctgagtttGCGACAGGTATGGGCTTAATCTGGAAGAattggtactcgctaagcaatcAGCATGACGTCCTTTACATGTGTacacagtatactgtagtgtgtgtgtgtatacacatatTCTCCTGTGATTCCTCTGAGAGCAGAGGAGTAAATGAGGCGTATAAACAGTATACCATTCTAAATGATCTCTAACCTATGTTCCTGGTGTGCCGGTGGAGACAGTAATCAGCCTTTAAATTCACACTTCCATGCCCTTCAGTTGTGTGGTCATctataaaagtaaataaataaatgctccCTCTCTGGGGAGATCAGTGTCTGTGAGTGAGATACTTTCGTATTGAGGACAGATCTGAAGGTAGTGTACTTATACTATATGTGTGGTACTTTGTCCAGGTCTGCCACGGGCCCAGTGTGGAGGAGACATTGAGGGATGAATGTGAACTTTCTCTAGCTTTTGTAAATCATGCATTGCTGTTAATGGAATAATTTCCACAGAGGTTTGAGTTCTTCATGCATATCTCAAGTAAGGTTTCAGCCCTTAGTGAGTGTCGGGCCCAGATCCACGAGGGGGGAAAAGGGGGCTTAGCCCCCTCAGTTGAAACTTGTGCCccctcagttttagttttatgtccctttataaaaatagcaaaaaagttccaatgattgagtgacaggttggcacAAACTCTGTATCTCCGCTGCGCAGCTTTAGGCACCCCAGCCATTTTGAAATCTCTGCAGTAATTTACACATTAAGGAGGTAAATATATTCCACTGAACAGTCCCTCTTCCAAGGGAACTTATTACAATATATGTTCAATCAATCCCATCTACCTCCCCCATTCCTTTGCATCTTTTCTTTACCAATTGTGAGGGAAGTGTCAACGCACTGTCAACTATGTTCTGTCTCACCGTGCAGTGACCTTCTGGTACTAAgacagtgtttctatccaaaatggcaccctattttctacatagtacatactgttgaccagagtcctacagtagtgcattatatagggaatagggagtctGTTGGGATGCAACCTCAGTGTCACCCGTGTGATGTCCCACCCTGCAGTGACCCTCTGGTACTGAGAGGATCAGGCTGTCAGTTTAACAGTGGCCTGACTATTAGTTGCCTGGCCAGCACAGTTACTGTAATTGTTCAGGGTTGACGATGGACAACCAAGGACATGATCACTTAAAATACAGAGTCGATAGGCTACAAATTCCAAGATGAAACTTCAATGTGCTATTCCAATGTGGTAGTATTTACTTGTATTTTAGATATTTGTTCTGTGGTTATG is from Salvelinus sp. IW2-2015 linkage group LG9, ASM291031v2, whole genome shotgun sequence and encodes:
- the LOC111968473 gene encoding leucine-rich repeat transmembrane protein FLRT2-like; this translates as MELHPLRVWNKDWASFLRPWIPILLGLHMQFSRASGSSCPEECRCDRTFVYCNERSLTSVPLGIGEGYKTLYLHNNQINNAGFPSELHNVASVETVYLYGNQLDEFPINLPKNVRVLHLQENNIQTISRAALAQLLWLEELHLDDNSISTVGVEEGAFREAVSLKMLFLTKNHLSSVPIGLPEDLKELRLDENRIAVITEEALRNVTRLERLLLDGNLLTDEGVAPGTFQDLVTLRELSLARNSLTYPPPLLPGDVLVKLNFQDNQMNEIPVTAFAGLRKLERLDISNNQLQSLTEGVFDGLVSLRQLTVRNNLWLCDCSINWVILWLKSLPTSLNVRGFMCQKPERVRGMVIRELNTELIQCPRSTTVALLPTHVPPTLPGLTTRFPPSSTGYPSDTESLSPPSRLPFSPTHHPPLLPSSPPRDAEQRTNLPPLDPERETLQIKFTILNGSAIHVSWVASFPVTAYKVTWAKMGPSLSGDTVRERMVGGEHRGIRLVNLKPKSTYRICVIPLDAFNNYRPKDDTVCSEAVTKPVSYGQGNNTGAPGPEQATQQDLSSPFLLAGLIGGAVIVVLVLLLSIFCWHMHKKGRSSSAKWKYNKGRRKDDYCEAGTKKDNSILEMTETSFQIASLNNEQLLKGDYRIQPIYTPNGGIGFRDCPLGSNSTVYCKNNVQADADFCRT